A stretch of Thermus antranikianii DSM 12462 DNA encodes these proteins:
- the speD gene encoding S-adenosylmethionine decarboxylase yields the protein METVPGGRWVAEIYGCDLDVLENPKMVEAALLDAVMRLGAPRGSAQSVVYKFHPQGLSAAVVSPVAAVMIHTWPEDNASATLDLYFYRDGVDPEEVLKGLSRAFGAKEESAFRYWRGTEHAIKRRAFGDQQGG from the coding sequence GTGGAAACGGTGCCGGGCGGGCGCTGGGTGGCAGAGATCTACGGTTGCGACCTGGACGTCTTGGAAAACCCCAAGATGGTGGAGGCAGCCCTCCTGGACGCGGTGATGCGCCTGGGGGCACCCAGGGGTTCGGCCCAGTCGGTGGTGTACAAGTTTCATCCCCAGGGACTTTCCGCAGCGGTGGTGAGCCCGGTGGCAGCGGTGATGATCCACACCTGGCCTGAGGACAACGCCTCCGCCACCCTGGACCTCTATTTCTACCGGGATGGGGTGGACCCCGAGGAGGTCCTGAAGGGGCTCTCCCGGGCCTTCGGGGCCAAGGAGGAATCGGCCTTCCGCTACTGGCGGGGAACGGAACACGCCATCAAGCGCCGGGCCTTTGGCGACCAGCAAGGAGGTTGA
- the secA gene encoding preprotein translocase subunit SecA, producing MLGLIRRLFDNNEREIARYYKQVVEPTNRLEPEVEKIADLAAAYAELKEKHKRGASLEELLPMVFALTRESAKRYLGMRHFDVQLIGGAVLHEGKIAEMKTGEGKTLVATLAVALNALTGKGVHVVTVNDYLARRDAEWMGPVYRGLGLTVGVIQHSSTPEERRKAYLADVTYVTNSELGFDYLRDNMAITPDQLVLRHDTPLHYAIIDEVDSILIDEARTPLIISGPAEKATDLYYKMAEIAKKLERGLPPEPGVRKEPTGDYTIEEKNRSVHLTLQGIAKAEKLLGVEGLFSPENMELAHMLIQAIRAKELYHRDRDYIVQDGQVIIVDEFTGRLMPGRRYGEGLHQAIEAKEGVRIERENQTLATITYQNFFRLYEKRAGMTGTAKTEEKEFQEIYGMDVVVVPTNRPMIRQDFPDVVYRTEKGKFYAVVEEIAEKYERGQPVLVGTISIEKSERLSQMLKEPRLYLPRLEMRLELFKKASQKQQGEEWERLRKLLEKPTQLKDEDLAAFEGLIPPKGNLRAAWEGLKRAVHTLSILRQGIPHQVLNAKHHAKEAEIVAQAGRSKTVTIATNMAGRGTDIKLGGNPEYLAAALLEKEGFDRYEWKVELFIKKMVAGQEEEARALAQELGIKEELLEKIRQIREECKADEERVRQLGGLFIIGTERHESRRIDNQLRGRAGRQGDPGGSRFYVSFDDDLMRLFASDRIIAMLDRMGFDDSEPIEHPMVTRSIERAQKRVEDRNFAIRKQLLQFDDVMARQREVIYAQRRLILLGKDEEVKEAALGMVEETVAGIAENILNPQVHPEDWDLDALKATLLDTVPQLADFPFEELRTLKPEEGVERLVQAALKAYEVREQELSPPLMRAVERFVILNVVDSAWKEHLHNLDVLRQGIFLRGYGQKDPFQEYKIEATRLFNDMVGFIKGEVAKFLFRLKVEAEPVRPVREAPYVPVPTPKEEVRPFGVEKKRLATPPPQPGLSRAERRRLMREERKRKKE from the coding sequence ATGCTGGGCCTCATACGACGGCTTTTTGACAACAACGAGCGGGAGATCGCCCGCTACTACAAGCAAGTGGTGGAGCCCACCAACCGGCTGGAGCCGGAGGTGGAGAAGATTGCCGACCTGGCCGCAGCCTATGCGGAGCTCAAGGAGAAGCACAAAAGGGGGGCGAGCCTCGAGGAGCTTCTCCCCATGGTCTTTGCCTTAACCCGCGAGTCCGCCAAGCGCTACCTGGGCATGCGCCACTTTGACGTGCAGCTCATCGGCGGGGCGGTGCTCCACGAGGGCAAGATCGCGGAGATGAAGACCGGGGAGGGCAAAACCCTGGTGGCTACCCTGGCCGTAGCCTTGAACGCCCTCACCGGCAAGGGTGTTCACGTGGTCACGGTGAACGACTACCTGGCCCGCCGTGACGCCGAGTGGATGGGGCCCGTGTACCGAGGCCTGGGCCTCACGGTGGGGGTCATTCAGCACAGCTCCACCCCCGAGGAGCGCCGCAAGGCCTACTTGGCCGACGTTACCTATGTGACCAACTCCGAGTTGGGCTTTGACTACCTCAGGGACAACATGGCCATTACCCCGGACCAGCTGGTGCTTCGCCACGACACCCCCTTGCACTACGCCATCATCGACGAGGTGGACTCCATCCTGATCGACGAGGCCCGCACCCCCCTCATCATCTCCGGCCCGGCGGAGAAGGCTACGGACCTCTACTACAAGATGGCGGAGATCGCCAAGAAGCTGGAGCGAGGCCTTCCCCCGGAGCCCGGGGTGCGTAAGGAGCCCACGGGGGACTACACCATTGAGGAGAAGAACCGCTCCGTGCACCTCACCCTCCAGGGCATCGCTAAGGCGGAGAAACTCCTTGGGGTGGAGGGGCTTTTCAGCCCAGAGAACATGGAGCTTGCCCACATGCTCATCCAGGCCATCCGGGCCAAGGAGCTCTACCATCGGGACCGGGACTACATCGTCCAGGATGGCCAGGTTATCATCGTGGACGAGTTCACGGGCCGCTTGATGCCGGGGCGGCGTTACGGGGAGGGCCTCCACCAGGCCATCGAGGCCAAGGAGGGGGTCAGGATCGAGCGGGAGAACCAGACCCTGGCCACCATCACCTATCAGAACTTCTTCCGCCTTTACGAGAAGCGGGCCGGTATGACCGGCACCGCCAAGACCGAGGAGAAGGAGTTCCAGGAGATCTACGGCATGGACGTGGTGGTGGTGCCCACCAACCGCCCCATGATCCGGCAGGACTTCCCCGACGTGGTCTACCGCACGGAAAAGGGAAAGTTCTATGCGGTGGTGGAGGAGATCGCCGAGAAGTACGAACGGGGCCAGCCGGTTTTGGTGGGCACCATCAGCATCGAGAAGTCCGAAAGGCTTTCCCAGATGCTTAAGGAGCCCCGCCTCTATCTGCCTCGGCTGGAGATGCGCCTGGAGCTTTTCAAGAAGGCCAGCCAGAAGCAGCAGGGAGAGGAGTGGGAGCGCCTAAGGAAGCTTCTGGAAAAGCCCACCCAGCTTAAGGATGAGGACCTGGCAGCCTTTGAAGGACTTATTCCCCCGAAGGGCAACCTGCGTGCTGCCTGGGAGGGTTTAAAGCGGGCGGTGCATACCCTGAGCATCCTGCGCCAGGGCATTCCCCACCAGGTCCTGAATGCCAAGCACCACGCCAAGGAGGCGGAGATTGTGGCCCAGGCGGGCCGGAGCAAGACCGTCACCATCGCCACCAACATGGCGGGCCGGGGTACAGACATCAAGCTGGGTGGCAACCCCGAGTACCTGGCGGCGGCCCTTTTGGAAAAGGAGGGCTTTGACCGGTACGAGTGGAAGGTGGAGCTCTTCATCAAGAAGATGGTGGCAGGCCAGGAGGAGGAGGCCCGGGCCCTGGCCCAGGAGCTGGGGATAAAGGAAGAGCTCCTGGAAAAGATCCGTCAGATCCGGGAAGAGTGTAAGGCGGACGAGGAAAGGGTGCGGCAACTAGGAGGGCTTTTCATCATCGGCACCGAGCGGCACGAGTCCCGCCGCATCGACAACCAGCTTCGGGGCCGGGCCGGGCGCCAGGGGGACCCGGGGGGAAGCCGCTTCTACGTCAGCTTTGACGATGACCTTATGCGCCTTTTCGCCTCAGACCGGATTATCGCCATGCTGGACCGCATGGGCTTCGATGACTCTGAGCCTATCGAGCACCCCATGGTGACCCGTTCCATCGAGCGGGCCCAGAAGCGGGTGGAGGACCGCAACTTTGCCATCCGCAAGCAGCTTTTGCAGTTTGACGATGTGATGGCCCGCCAACGGGAAGTCATCTACGCCCAGCGCCGCCTTATCCTTCTGGGCAAGGATGAGGAGGTAAAGGAGGCAGCCTTGGGCATGGTGGAGGAAACGGTGGCGGGAATTGCGGAAAACATCCTTAATCCTCAGGTGCATCCCGAGGACTGGGACCTGGATGCCCTGAAGGCCACTCTCCTGGACACCGTGCCCCAGCTTGCAGACTTCCCCTTTGAGGAGCTTCGTACCTTAAAGCCGGAAGAGGGTGTGGAGCGCCTGGTGCAGGCGGCCTTGAAGGCCTACGAGGTCAGGGAGCAGGAACTTTCCCCTCCCCTGATGCGGGCGGTGGAGCGCTTCGTGATCCTCAACGTGGTGGACTCCGCCTGGAAGGAGCATCTCCATAACCTGGATGTGCTCCGCCAGGGTATCTTCCTGCGGGGCTACGGGCAGAAGGACCCCTTCCAGGAGTACAAGATCGAGGCCACCCGGCTGTTCAACGACATGGTGGGCTTCATCAAGGGGGAGGTGGCCAAGTTCCTCTTCCGCCTCAAGGTGGAGGCGGAGCCGGTGCGCCCGGTGCGGGAGGCTCCTTACGTGCCCGTGCCCACCCCCAAGGAGGAGGTTCGGCCCTTTGGTGTGGAGAAGAAGCGCCTCGCCACCCCGCCGCCCCAGCCGGGCCTTTCCCGGGCTGAGCGCCGAAGGCTCATGCGGGAGGAGAGGAAGCGCAAGAAGGAGTAG
- a CDS encoding cation:proton antiporter family protein gives MEALWVATAFALGLLASRLGLPPLVGYLGAGFALHGMGLRETEFLHRAAEIGVLLLLFTVGLKLRFQDLLEPRILGVGGLHLLLFALLAFLVVGNLPLAIALAFSSTVLVGKVLEDKKELTTYHGRLSVGILVLQDLVAVGLITLYGENQISPWVGLVLLLPLLRSAVAWLLEKSGHEELLVLFGLGLALLGGEGFRQVGLSPELGALITGILLSGHEKGGEMAKGLWSLKEAFLVAFFLDIGLREGLQGVELGVVLSLLLLALVKTPLFFALFLLFGLRARTAFVSGMYLGNYSEFALIVGVVLERAGLLPHSLSTLALLVALSMAISAPLARYSHSLYKRLEARLLPLERQGRHPDQEPERLEGATVLIVGMGRTGGAVYRILEAKGEHPVGLDADPEKVSRHQAKGRKVLYGDAEDPELWERLDLTGLKAVVLALPDLEAKVLAARWLKERGFKGILAATSFHLEEDPILEAAGVSLLFHPFREAGERLAEKVLERLAIMGEVSHGRS, from the coding sequence GTGGAAGCCCTCTGGGTGGCTACCGCCTTCGCCCTGGGCCTCTTGGCCAGCCGCCTAGGGCTTCCCCCCTTGGTGGGTTATTTGGGAGCGGGCTTCGCCCTGCACGGGATGGGCTTAAGAGAAACGGAATTCCTGCACCGTGCGGCGGAGATCGGGGTGCTTCTTCTCCTTTTCACCGTGGGGTTGAAGCTCCGCTTTCAGGACCTTCTGGAGCCCCGCATCTTGGGAGTAGGCGGCCTCCACCTCCTGCTTTTCGCCCTTCTCGCGTTTCTCGTTGTGGGAAACCTTCCCCTGGCCATCGCCCTGGCCTTTTCCAGCACCGTGTTGGTGGGAAAGGTCCTCGAGGACAAGAAGGAACTCACCACCTACCATGGCCGCCTCAGCGTGGGCATCCTGGTCCTGCAGGACCTGGTGGCGGTGGGCCTTATCACCCTTTATGGCGAGAACCAGATAAGCCCCTGGGTAGGGCTGGTTCTCCTCCTGCCCCTTCTCAGGTCTGCCGTGGCCTGGCTTCTGGAAAAAAGCGGCCACGAAGAACTACTGGTGCTCTTCGGTCTAGGCCTTGCCCTCCTCGGGGGAGAAGGCTTCCGCCAGGTGGGGTTGTCCCCCGAACTAGGGGCCTTAATCACGGGAATCCTCCTCTCGGGCCACGAAAAAGGAGGGGAAATGGCCAAGGGGCTTTGGAGCCTCAAGGAGGCCTTTTTGGTGGCCTTTTTCCTAGATATCGGCCTCAGGGAAGGCCTACAGGGCGTGGAACTCGGGGTGGTCCTGTCCCTTCTCCTCCTGGCCCTGGTCAAGACCCCTCTCTTCTTCGCCCTGTTTCTCCTCTTCGGGCTTCGGGCCCGCACCGCCTTCGTGAGCGGCATGTACCTGGGCAATTACTCGGAGTTTGCCCTCATTGTGGGGGTCGTGCTGGAGCGGGCGGGGCTTCTCCCCCATAGCCTTTCCACTCTAGCCCTCCTGGTGGCCCTTTCCATGGCGATTTCCGCACCCCTTGCCCGGTACAGCCATAGCCTCTACAAGCGCCTCGAGGCCCGCCTCCTTCCCCTGGAACGCCAGGGGCGTCACCCCGACCAGGAACCCGAGCGCCTGGAAGGGGCCACGGTGCTCATCGTGGGCATGGGTCGCACCGGGGGGGCCGTTTACCGCATCCTGGAGGCCAAGGGCGAGCATCCCGTGGGCTTGGACGCGGACCCCGAAAAGGTAAGCCGCCACCAGGCCAAGGGGCGGAAGGTCCTCTACGGGGACGCGGAGGACCCCGAGCTTTGGGAACGTCTGGACCTTACAGGGCTTAAGGCGGTGGTCCTGGCCCTGCCGGACCTCGAAGCCAAGGTCCTCGCCGCCCGCTGGCTCAAGGAACGGGGCTTTAAGGGGATCCTGGCCGCCACCAGCTTCCACCTGGAGGAAGACCCCATCCTAGAAGCCGCCGGCGTCTCCCTCCTCTTCCACCCCTTCCGCGAGGCCGGGGAACGCCTGGCGGAGAAGGTGCTGGAAAGGCTGGCTATAATGGGTGAGGTGAGCCATGGCCGGTCATAG
- the speE gene encoding polyamine aminopropyltransferase produces MDYGMYFFEHITPYETMVRRMERVIASGRTKYQDYFLFETKGFGKVLVLDKDVQSTERDEYVYHETLVHPAMLSHPEPKTVLIVGGGEGATLREVLKHPTVERAVMVDIDGELVEVAKRHMPEWHQGAFEDPRTVLIIDDARAYLERTQETYDVVIIDLTDPVGEDNPARLLYTVEFYRLVKAHLNPGGIMGMQAGMIMLTHHRVHPVVHRTVREAFRYVRSYKNHIPGFFLNFGFLLASDAFDPAAFSEGVIEARIRERQLALRHLSAPYLEAMFILPKDIQEAIDRETLVSTDQNPFYVTPEGEARQAPYQG; encoded by the coding sequence ATGGACTACGGCATGTACTTTTTTGAGCACATCACCCCCTACGAGACCATGGTGCGGCGCATGGAAAGGGTGATCGCCTCCGGCCGCACCAAGTACCAGGACTACTTTCTCTTTGAAACGAAAGGCTTCGGCAAGGTGCTGGTCCTGGACAAGGACGTGCAGAGCACGGAAAGGGACGAGTACGTCTACCACGAAACCTTGGTCCACCCGGCCATGCTCTCCCACCCCGAACCCAAAACCGTGCTTATCGTGGGAGGCGGGGAAGGGGCTACCCTGAGGGAGGTGCTCAAGCACCCCACCGTGGAACGGGCGGTGATGGTGGACATCGACGGGGAGCTGGTGGAGGTGGCCAAGCGCCACATGCCCGAATGGCACCAGGGAGCCTTCGAGGATCCCCGGACGGTCCTGATCATCGATGACGCTCGGGCTTACCTGGAGCGCACCCAGGAAACGTATGATGTCGTCATCATCGACCTCACGGACCCCGTGGGGGAGGATAACCCTGCAAGGCTCCTCTACACCGTGGAGTTTTACCGTCTGGTGAAGGCCCACCTGAACCCGGGCGGGATCATGGGCATGCAGGCGGGGATGATCATGCTCACCCACCACCGCGTCCATCCTGTGGTGCACCGCACGGTGCGGGAAGCTTTCCGCTATGTGCGGAGCTACAAGAACCACATCCCCGGCTTCTTCCTGAACTTTGGCTTTCTCCTGGCCTCGGATGCCTTTGACCCTGCGGCCTTCTCCGAAGGGGTCATCGAAGCCCGCATCCGGGAACGGCAACTGGCTTTACGACATCTCTCCGCTCCCTATCTCGAGGCCATGTTCATCCTGCCCAAGGACATCCAGGAGGCCATAGACAGGGAAACCCTGGTATCCACCGACCAGAATCCCTTCTACGTCACCCCTGAAGGAGAGGCCCGCCAGGCCCCCTACCAGGGCTAG
- a CDS encoding DsbA family protein, whose amino-acid sequence MQRVIVLVGIALALLGLGWILWGPKGKVGLDPAQGARFALGDPNAPVVVVDFSNYLCPHCQNHVLNVLPQLKAEYIDTGKVRYLFRDFPFPGQANVIRASEAAACAADQGRYYEYHEVLFRAASSWGNLQGSVLDRYLVDLAGQMGLDENTFAQCLSSNKHREGVLADQKLASDLGLTGTPTFFIAGEKHTGFLPYEEWKTLLDKALAEKK is encoded by the coding sequence ATGCAACGCGTTATAGTCCTCGTAGGGATAGCCCTGGCCCTTTTGGGCCTGGGTTGGATTCTCTGGGGTCCCAAGGGAAAAGTCGGACTAGACCCCGCCCAAGGTGCCCGCTTTGCCCTGGGCGACCCCAATGCCCCCGTGGTGGTGGTGGACTTTTCCAACTACCTCTGCCCTCACTGTCAGAACCACGTCTTAAACGTCCTTCCCCAACTTAAGGCCGAGTACATCGACACCGGAAAGGTGCGCTATCTCTTCCGCGACTTCCCCTTCCCCGGCCAGGCCAACGTGATCCGGGCCAGCGAGGCCGCCGCCTGCGCCGCCGACCAAGGGCGCTACTACGAGTACCACGAGGTTCTCTTCCGGGCCGCCTCCAGCTGGGGGAACCTGCAGGGGAGCGTGCTGGACCGCTATTTGGTGGATCTAGCGGGGCAGATGGGACTGGATGAAAACACCTTTGCCCAGTGTTTGTCCTCGAATAAGCACCGTGAGGGGGTCCTAGCCGACCAGAAGCTGGCCTCGGACCTGGGCCTCACCGGTACTCCCACCTTCTTCATCGCCGGCGAAAAGCACACGGGCTTCCTACCGTACGAGGAGTGGAAGACCCTCTTGGACAAGGCCCTGGCAGAAAAGAAGTGA
- a CDS encoding YebC/PmpR family DNA-binding transcriptional regulator codes for MAGHSKWAQIKRKKAANDLKRGKIISKHLRAIQAAARAGGSPYPEANVQLRNAIEAARADDVPLENIERLLQKLQGGGESAEQYEEIVYEGYAPGGVALLVYALTENRNRTASEVRHVFNKYGGSLGASGSVAWQFERKGVIVCQNSEAAQEAAIELGALDLEEEGESLTIYTDPSETYRMAEELKRRGIPVEAVEVVQHPQNTVALPPEEAAKVMRLVEALEDLDDVQHVYTNLDPASLQVEA; via the coding sequence ATGGCCGGTCATAGCAAGTGGGCACAGATCAAACGTAAAAAAGCCGCCAACGACCTCAAACGCGGCAAGATCATCTCCAAGCACCTCCGGGCCATCCAGGCAGCAGCCCGGGCAGGGGGGAGCCCCTACCCGGAGGCCAACGTCCAGCTTCGCAACGCCATCGAAGCTGCCCGCGCTGACGACGTCCCCTTGGAAAACATCGAGCGTCTCCTACAGAAGCTACAAGGGGGTGGGGAAAGCGCCGAGCAGTACGAGGAGATCGTCTACGAGGGCTACGCCCCCGGCGGGGTAGCCCTTCTCGTCTACGCCCTCACGGAAAACCGCAACCGCACCGCGAGCGAAGTGCGCCACGTCTTCAACAAGTACGGGGGTTCCCTGGGAGCCAGTGGGAGCGTGGCCTGGCAGTTTGAACGCAAAGGGGTGATTGTCTGCCAGAACTCCGAGGCCGCCCAGGAAGCAGCCATAGAACTCGGGGCCCTCGACCTTGAGGAGGAAGGGGAAAGCCTAACCATCTACACCGACCCCAGCGAAACCTACCGCATGGCCGAGGAGCTTAAAAGGCGGGGCATACCTGTGGAGGCCGTGGAGGTGGTGCAACATCCCCAGAACACCGTGGCCTTGCCCCCTGAGGAAGCTGCCAAGGTCATGCGCCTGGTGGAGGCTTTGGAGGACCTGGACGACGTGCAACACGTCTACACCAACCTGGACCCCGCAAGCCTCCAGGTGGAGGCCTAG
- a CDS encoding FtsK/SpoIIIE family DNA translocase: MAKRKPARPSRNRDLEALGTVALGAGVFLAAPLLPLPTGAFGSFLRETLYQALGLPAYLLPPSLFLLGAFLFRNKPLKPLLRHLLFLYLLAFALLPLLGQPFSGRVGGEMRSFLEAKVGALGFLLPPILASLVLDFWRRKPPLHLLLTGLRLGVEGVRRIRHRLKVLLLRRRIRLLARFYPEHTALKALAQNLSPAELPGVEKALREFLKERAAELKRQMEEDQRPLEPRLQALLQGLKTPVPGEGPLRDALEERRAALHLEAQALLSRLKALLTFPAPKPSVGGLVQGLRLREERKARWEELSGLVQDLEGRYEELSSWLSFLYRHPEAQAEGLRALLTGNPPPAVSPPPPSPGPEPFDLDLVFPEPSPAQVQPDPPSPSPAQSTALALPTPDLLDPPEPKGTARVLEEEVERLKRTIADTLKHFGVQAEVVGHARGPSVIRYELLPAPGEKISRIQSLQNDLARALAVGAVRIEAPIPGKNTVGLEVPNPKRELVRFSEAVLSPAFQNAKALLPLVLGKSIEGEIWVRDLAKMPHLLIAGSTGSGKSVAINVLIASLLYKHLPTSLRFLLIDPKMVELTPYEGIPHLVRPVVTSPEEAAGVLQGAVAHMERRYRLLSGVGARNLEQYNAKMEKEGGETLPYLIIVVDELADLMMTAPKEVESAILRLAQMARATGMHLILATQRPSVDILTSLIKVNIPARLAFAVSSGFDSRTILDTQGAEKLIGQGDALFYQPGLPKPVRLQVPYLSEEEVGRLAGFLRGQSYEDRFAEAYGQDFEPPKGPEGTGLGEVDFSDPLLKKAAEIVVEEGYGSVSRLQRRLSIGHARAGKLMDALEAMGIVGPSKGSKPREVLISKEQLKDFFG; encoded by the coding sequence ATGGCGAAGCGAAAACCGGCTAGGCCCAGCCGAAACCGCGACCTCGAGGCCCTGGGTACAGTGGCCTTGGGGGCGGGGGTCTTCCTCGCCGCTCCTCTTCTACCCTTACCCACGGGGGCCTTCGGGTCCTTCCTCCGGGAAACCCTCTACCAGGCGCTGGGCCTACCCGCCTACCTCCTTCCGCCAAGCCTTTTCCTCCTAGGGGCCTTCCTCTTCCGGAATAAACCCCTAAAGCCTCTCCTTCGCCACCTGCTTTTCCTTTACCTCCTGGCCTTCGCCCTCCTTCCCCTCCTGGGGCAACCCTTTTCGGGACGGGTGGGCGGGGAAATGCGGTCCTTTCTGGAGGCCAAGGTGGGGGCCCTGGGCTTCCTCCTTCCCCCTATCCTGGCCTCCCTGGTCCTGGACTTCTGGCGGCGAAAACCTCCTCTTCACCTCCTCCTCACCGGCCTGCGCCTAGGGGTGGAGGGCGTGCGCCGGATCCGCCACCGTCTAAAGGTCCTTCTCCTCAGGCGAAGGATCCGCCTCCTCGCCCGCTTTTACCCCGAACACACTGCCCTAAAGGCCCTGGCGCAGAACCTCTCCCCCGCAGAACTCCCGGGGGTGGAAAAGGCTTTAAGGGAGTTCCTGAAGGAGCGGGCCGCCGAGCTGAAGCGGCAGATGGAAGAGGACCAAAGGCCCCTGGAACCCCGGCTCCAAGCCCTTCTCCAAGGCTTGAAAACCCCTGTGCCCGGGGAAGGTCCCTTGCGGGATGCCCTGGAAGAACGGCGGGCAGCCCTTCACCTCGAGGCCCAGGCCCTTTTATCCCGCTTGAAAGCCCTTCTCACCTTTCCCGCGCCCAAGCCCAGCGTGGGAGGCCTGGTCCAGGGCCTAAGGCTTCGGGAAGAGCGCAAGGCCCGCTGGGAGGAACTTTCCGGTCTGGTCCAGGACCTCGAGGGGCGCTACGAAGAGCTCTCCTCTTGGCTATCCTTCCTCTACCGCCATCCCGAGGCCCAGGCCGAGGGGCTGAGGGCCCTGCTCACGGGGAATCCCCCGCCCGCTGTTTCTCCCCCACCCCCTTCCCCTGGACCGGAACCCTTTGACCTGGACCTGGTCTTCCCCGAACCTTCCCCAGCCCAGGTCCAACCGGATCCTCCCTCGCCCTCCCCTGCCCAGAGCACGGCCCTGGCCCTCCCCACCCCGGACCTCCTGGACCCCCCGGAGCCCAAGGGAACCGCCCGGGTCCTGGAGGAGGAGGTGGAAAGGCTAAAGCGCACCATCGCCGACACCCTCAAGCACTTCGGGGTGCAGGCGGAGGTGGTGGGCCACGCCCGCGGCCCCTCCGTGATCCGCTACGAGCTTCTGCCTGCCCCCGGGGAAAAGATCAGCCGCATCCAGAGCCTGCAAAACGACCTGGCCCGGGCCCTGGCGGTGGGGGCGGTCCGCATCGAAGCCCCCATCCCTGGAAAGAACACCGTGGGCCTCGAGGTGCCAAACCCCAAAAGGGAGCTGGTGCGCTTTTCCGAGGCGGTCCTCTCCCCTGCCTTCCAAAACGCCAAGGCCCTTCTGCCCCTGGTCCTGGGCAAGAGCATCGAGGGAGAGATCTGGGTGAGGGATCTCGCCAAAATGCCCCACCTCCTTATCGCGGGTTCCACAGGAAGCGGCAAGAGCGTGGCCATCAACGTCCTTATCGCAAGCCTCCTCTATAAGCACCTCCCCACCTCCTTGCGCTTCCTCCTCATCGATCCCAAGATGGTGGAGCTCACCCCCTACGAGGGCATCCCCCACCTGGTTCGCCCCGTGGTCACCAGCCCCGAGGAAGCCGCCGGGGTCCTCCAAGGAGCGGTGGCCCACATGGAACGGCGCTACCGGCTCCTAAGCGGGGTGGGGGCCAGGAACCTGGAACAGTACAACGCCAAGATGGAGAAGGAGGGCGGGGAAACCCTTCCCTACCTGATCATCGTGGTGGACGAGCTGGCCGACCTGATGATGACCGCCCCCAAGGAGGTGGAATCCGCCATTTTGCGCCTGGCCCAGATGGCTCGGGCCACGGGCATGCACCTTATCCTGGCCACCCAGCGGCCCAGCGTGGACATCCTCACCTCCCTCATCAAGGTGAACATCCCCGCCCGCCTGGCCTTTGCCGTGTCCAGCGGCTTCGACTCCCGCACCATCCTGGACACCCAAGGAGCGGAAAAGCTCATCGGCCAGGGGGATGCCCTCTTCTACCAGCCGGGGCTTCCCAAGCCCGTGCGCCTGCAGGTACCCTACCTCTCCGAAGAGGAGGTAGGGCGCCTGGCGGGCTTCCTCAGGGGGCAGAGTTACGAGGACCGCTTCGCCGAGGCCTACGGCCAGGACTTTGAGCCCCCCAAGGGGCCAGAAGGGACCGGCCTGGGCGAAGTGGACTTCTCCGATCCCCTTCTCAAGAAGGCAGCGGAGATCGTGGTGGAGGAGGGTTACGGCTCCGTAAGCCGCTTGCAACGCCGCCTTTCCATCGGCCACGCCCGGGCCGGAAAGCTGATGGATGCCCTCGAGGCCATGGGAATCGTGGGCCCCTCCAAGGGGTCCAAGCCCCGAGAGGTACTCATCAGCAAAGAACAGCTCAAGGACTTCTTCGGGTAA